The Populus alba chromosome 6, ASM523922v2, whole genome shotgun sequence genome contains a region encoding:
- the LOC118032580 gene encoding transcription factor WER: protein MESKGAEPEFKKGLWKPEEDLILKTHVETHGEGNWSTLSKRSGLMRSGKSCRLRWKNYLRPNIKRGGMSQEEEDMIIRMHKLLGNRWSLIAGRLPGRTDNDVKNYWNTHLNKRCPSRKRKTIDSKPDQNDNHTKKQCRSKRIRSLSNSQPACNTSPIGSTEELEGKNHEKEERSAVISDAWIQQDAQGMNSCIESPMLLHNNANFFFEDEPFLTYWDSFDMFESLGCGGDYW, encoded by the exons atggaaagCAAAGGAGCAGAGCCTGAATTCAAGAAAGGTTTGTGGAAACCAGAGGAGGACTTGATCCTGAAAACACATGTAGAGACTCATGGTGAAGGCAACTGGTCAACTTTGTCTAAGAGATCAG GTTTGATGAGAAGTGGGAAGAGTTGCAGATTACGATGGAAGAATTATCTAAGACCCAATATTAAACGAGGTGGGATGTCCCAGGAGGAAGAAGACATGATAATTAGAATGCATAAGCTTCTTGGCAACCG GTGGTCACTTATAGCCGGTCGACTTCCTGGTCGGACGGACAACGATGTGAAAAACTACTGGAATACCCATTTAAACAAGAGATGCccttcaagaaaaagaaaaaccatcgACTCCAAACCTGATCAGAACGACAACCACACCAAGAAGCAGTGCAGAAGCAAGAGAATCCGTTCACTAAGCAATTCTCAGCCCGCTTGCAACACGAGTCCAATAGGCAGCACTGAAGAATTGGAAGGGAAGAACCacgagaaagaagagagaagtgCTGTGATCAGTGATGCATGGATACAACAAGATGCGCAGGGCATGAACTCTTGCATAGAGTCTCCAATGCTGCTACACAACAATGCTAACTTTTTCTTTGAAGATGAGCCTTTCCTAACCTACTGGGATTCCTTTGATATGTTTGAATCATTAGGCTGTGGTGGTGACTACTGGTAA